Proteins encoded within one genomic window of Cellulomonas xiejunii:
- a CDS encoding right-handed parallel beta-helix repeat-containing protein, with translation MAHVLHVSVRGSDDAVGTQDAPLRTIDRAAQLARAGDTVTVHAGTYREWVRPRRGGRSDERRITYQAAPGEHVRITGSEQVTGWEPVGGGVWRAEVPNALFGEVNPFAVEVDGDWMVRPGRDDPKQHLGAVYLDGRRLGEVASVDAVANAPRRTEITDDWTGTTVPVPDPDWTPRVWRAEVGPDATTIHASFGDADPNAALTEINVRPTVFWPTDHHVDFITVRGFELCQAATQWAPPTANQPGLIGPNWARGWVIEDNDIHDATCSAVSLGKEASTGDNYASDRGDKPGYQYQLESVFSARQIGWDKEHIGSHVVRRNHIHHCGQNAVVGHLGCVFSRIEDNHIHDIANDRAFYGHEIAGIKLHAPIDVVIAGNRIHDCSLGIWLDWQTQGTRITRNVLWANSRDLFIEVSHGPYVVDHNVLTSPVSVENHSQGGAYVRNLLCGTVNLKQMLDRATPYHRAHSTQVAGYAIILTGDDRWIGNVFAGGDLDVAYAAESWGRIGSQTGTAAYDGYPTSLEQYLTEMGDRWDGDHNRFGSRVQPYVSRGNVFVGGARPADVESDPLVLDGPAHVEVVTHGDEVWLEVDVPGADAAVLDAITGADLPPTRLVGAEFEDADGRPSSFGTDLQGEPLDGPRPAGPLTGGLTNARVRLL, from the coding sequence ATGGCACACGTTCTCCATGTCTCCGTCCGCGGGTCCGACGACGCCGTCGGCACGCAGGACGCCCCGCTGCGCACCATCGACCGGGCCGCCCAGCTCGCACGTGCCGGTGACACGGTCACCGTCCACGCCGGCACCTACCGCGAGTGGGTGCGCCCCCGCCGCGGCGGTCGCAGCGACGAGCGCCGCATCACCTACCAGGCCGCCCCCGGCGAGCACGTGCGCATCACGGGCTCCGAGCAGGTCACCGGCTGGGAGCCCGTCGGCGGCGGCGTGTGGCGCGCCGAGGTGCCGAACGCGTTGTTCGGTGAGGTCAACCCGTTCGCGGTCGAGGTCGACGGCGACTGGATGGTCCGGCCGGGTCGCGACGACCCGAAGCAGCACCTCGGTGCCGTGTACCTCGACGGTCGTCGTCTGGGTGAGGTCGCGAGCGTCGACGCCGTCGCGAATGCGCCGCGTCGCACCGAGATCACGGACGACTGGACGGGCACGACCGTCCCCGTCCCCGACCCCGACTGGACGCCGCGCGTCTGGCGCGCCGAGGTCGGCCCCGACGCCACGACGATCCACGCGAGCTTCGGCGACGCCGACCCCAACGCGGCGCTGACCGAGATCAACGTGCGCCCCACGGTCTTCTGGCCGACCGACCACCACGTCGACTTCATCACCGTCCGCGGCTTCGAGCTGTGCCAGGCCGCCACGCAGTGGGCGCCCCCGACGGCGAACCAGCCCGGCCTGATCGGCCCCAACTGGGCGCGCGGCTGGGTCATCGAGGACAACGACATCCACGACGCGACGTGCTCGGCGGTCTCGCTCGGCAAGGAGGCGTCGACGGGGGACAACTACGCGTCCGACCGCGGCGACAAGCCCGGCTACCAGTACCAGCTGGAGTCCGTGTTCTCGGCCCGGCAGATCGGCTGGGACAAGGAGCACATCGGCTCGCACGTCGTGCGCCGCAACCACATCCACCACTGCGGCCAGAACGCGGTCGTCGGGCACCTGGGCTGCGTGTTCTCGCGCATCGAGGACAACCACATCCACGACATCGCCAACGACCGCGCGTTCTACGGCCACGAGATCGCGGGCATCAAGCTGCACGCGCCGATCGACGTCGTCATCGCGGGCAACCGCATCCACGACTGCTCGCTGGGCATCTGGCTGGACTGGCAGACGCAGGGCACGCGCATCACGCGCAACGTGCTGTGGGCCAACAGCCGTGACCTGTTCATCGAGGTCAGCCACGGCCCGTACGTCGTCGACCACAACGTGCTGACGTCGCCCGTCTCGGTCGAGAACCACAGCCAGGGCGGCGCGTACGTGCGCAACCTGCTGTGCGGCACGGTCAACCTCAAGCAGATGCTCGACCGCGCGACGCCGTACCACCGGGCGCACTCCACCCAGGTGGCGGGGTACGCGATCATCCTCACCGGCGACGACCGCTGGATCGGCAACGTGTTCGCCGGGGGCGACCTCGACGTGGCGTACGCCGCGGAGTCGTGGGGCCGCATCGGGTCGCAGACGGGTACAGCCGCGTACGACGGCTACCCGACGTCCCTCGAGCAGTACCTCACCGAGATGGGGGACCGCTGGGACGGTGACCACAACCGGTTCGGCAGCCGCGTGCAGCCGTACGTGTCGCGCGGCAACGTGTTCGTCGGTGGCGCTCGTCCGGCGGACGTGGAGTCCGACCCGCTCGTGCTCGACGGCCCGGCGCACGTGGAGGTCGTCACGCACGGCGACGAGGTGTGGCTCGAGGTCGACGTGCCCGGCGCGGACGCCGCCGTGCTCGACGCGATCACGGGCGCGGACCTGCCGCCCACGCGTCTGGTCGGCGCCGAGTTCGAGGACGCCGACGGCCGCCCGTCGAGCTTCGGCACCGACCTGCAGGGCGAGCCGCTCGACGGCCCGCGCCCGGCGGGGCCGCTGACGGGCGGCCTGACCAACGCCCGCGTGCGCCTCCTCTAG
- a CDS encoding glycosyltransferase, producing the protein MTPRHPDAVYVLPLRSATPLDAEALAYLRGLVRELAVVVVDGSPEPVGAANARALPDDVRHVDAPAPQPGCNGKVLGVRRGLEVSDAPSVVVADDDVRWERATLDRALAMLDHADLVRPQNVFDPRPWHARWDTGRSLLNRAVGGDWPGTLVVRRTALPPHGYAADVLFENLELVRTVRARGGRERVARDLLVRRRPPTVRHFWRQRVRQAYDSHAQPGRLLVELAVVPLLVAASLRGRCRRTAAAVAAASVLLAEVGRRRGGGARAYPASAALWAPVWLGERAVCAWLALGYRAAGGVPYAGVRLRAAATPRRRLRRAVGLAA; encoded by the coding sequence ATGACCCCGCGCCACCCGGACGCGGTCTACGTCCTGCCGCTGCGCAGCGCCACCCCGCTCGACGCCGAGGCGCTGGCCTACCTGCGGGGTCTCGTGCGCGAGCTCGCCGTGGTCGTGGTCGACGGGTCGCCGGAGCCGGTGGGAGCCGCCAACGCGCGTGCCCTGCCGGACGACGTGCGCCACGTCGACGCGCCCGCACCGCAGCCTGGCTGCAACGGCAAGGTCCTGGGGGTCCGGCGCGGCCTCGAGGTGTCCGACGCCCCGAGCGTCGTCGTCGCGGACGACGACGTCCGCTGGGAGCGGGCCACGCTCGACCGCGCGCTGGCGATGCTCGACCACGCCGACCTGGTGCGTCCGCAGAACGTCTTCGACCCCCGGCCGTGGCACGCCCGCTGGGACACCGGGCGTTCGCTGCTCAACCGTGCGGTCGGCGGCGACTGGCCCGGGACGCTCGTCGTGCGGCGCACCGCGCTGCCGCCGCACGGCTACGCGGCCGACGTGCTGTTCGAGAACCTCGAGCTCGTGCGGACCGTGCGGGCGCGCGGTGGGCGCGAGCGCGTCGCGCGGGACCTGCTGGTGCGCCGCCGTCCGCCGACCGTCCGGCACTTCTGGCGGCAGCGCGTCCGGCAGGCGTACGACAGCCACGCCCAGCCGGGGCGGCTGCTGGTGGAGCTGGCCGTGGTGCCGCTGCTCGTGGCTGCGTCGCTGCGGGGTCGTTGTCGCCGGACGGCGGCGGCCGTCGCTGCCGCGAGTGTCCTGCTCGCCGAGGTGGGACGACGACGCGGTGGCGGCGCCCGGGCCTACCCGGCGTCGGCCGCGCTGTGGGCGCCGGTGTGGCTGGGGGAGCGCGCGGTGTGCGCGTGGCTCGCGCTCGGGTACCGGGCCGCGGGCGGCGTGCCCTACGCCGGTGTGCGACTCCGGGCGGCGGCGACCCCGCGCCGTCGCCTGCGTCGCGCGGTCGGGCTCGCGGCATGA
- the helR gene encoding RNA polymerase recycling motor ATPase HelR: MPGPRPALPTSAFALPTSAFALPAARAAKADPALVARDEQLFAALGATLDAQVADLRERVERLRRAPGGHGQAALDRDQDIHRLSGRLRLLERFGLDLCLGRMVLEDSPEPVYVGRLGLTTSTGERLLVDWRSPAAEPYFAATLAHPMGLVSRRRYRWTEGRVTDYWDEVFTPEGYDQAAALDDQSAFIASLGASRSAHMRDVLGTLQADQDAIIRAASRTPLVVDGGPGTGKTVVAVHRAAYLLHSDPRLRDRHGRVLLVGPHRQYLSYVADALPGLGEEGVLTCTVRDMVPEGATATPETDPRVARLKASVGMVRAIEPAVRFSERPPTQGMRLMTPWGEVSLSADDWADAFDAPDPGTPHNEARDQAWEALVEIITDGLPDDVPVDQLRRALTRDAELTSTFTRCWPIIEAADLVADLWSVPAYLRLCAPWLTPDEVRLLQRDDPRAWTEADLPLLDAARRRLGDPAESRRRRRRGAQVAAEREYMSHVVDNLVAGDDSTLGVMHMLGGEDMRSALVDEAGLPSADPDLLAGPFAHVVVDEAQELTDAQWQMLLTRCPSRSVTIVGDRAQARHGFPESWTERLERVGLRGVDVSSLRINYRTPVEVMTEAEPVIRAAVPDANVPTSVRSTGLPVVHGARADLASVVEDWLATHEGVACVIGDPTFPAGPRVRSLTPQTAKGLEFDLVVLVEPDQFGDGIEGAVDRYVAMTRTTQQLVVLTARR, encoded by the coding sequence GTGCCCGGACCCCGTCCTGCCCTGCCCACGTCCGCCTTCGCCCTGCCCACGTCCGCCTTCGCCCTGCCCGCCGCCCGCGCCGCCAAGGCCGACCCGGCGCTCGTCGCACGCGACGAGCAGCTGTTCGCCGCGCTGGGCGCGACGCTCGACGCCCAGGTCGCGGACCTGCGGGAGCGTGTCGAGCGGCTGCGTCGCGCGCCGGGCGGTCACGGGCAGGCGGCACTGGACCGTGACCAGGACATCCACCGCCTCAGCGGGCGGCTGCGGCTGCTGGAGCGGTTCGGGCTCGACCTGTGCCTGGGGCGCATGGTCCTCGAGGACAGCCCCGAGCCCGTCTACGTCGGACGCCTGGGCCTGACGACGAGCACGGGTGAGCGGCTGCTCGTCGACTGGCGCTCGCCCGCGGCCGAGCCGTACTTCGCGGCGACGCTCGCGCACCCGATGGGCCTGGTCAGCCGGCGGCGCTACCGCTGGACCGAGGGTCGCGTCACGGACTACTGGGACGAGGTCTTCACGCCCGAGGGGTACGACCAGGCCGCCGCGCTCGACGACCAGTCCGCGTTCATCGCGAGCCTCGGCGCGAGCCGGTCGGCGCACATGCGCGACGTGCTGGGCACGCTGCAGGCCGACCAGGACGCGATCATCCGGGCGGCGTCGCGCACACCGCTCGTCGTCGACGGCGGGCCCGGCACCGGCAAGACCGTCGTCGCCGTGCACCGCGCCGCGTACCTGCTGCACTCCGACCCGCGCCTGCGGGACCGGCACGGGCGCGTGCTGCTCGTCGGGCCGCACCGGCAGTACCTGTCCTACGTCGCCGACGCGCTGCCGGGGCTGGGCGAGGAGGGCGTGCTGACGTGCACGGTGCGGGACATGGTGCCGGAGGGTGCGACGGCGACGCCGGAGACGGACCCGCGGGTCGCGCGCCTGAAGGCGTCCGTGGGCATGGTGCGGGCGATCGAGCCGGCCGTGCGCTTCTCGGAGCGCCCGCCGACGCAGGGCATGCGTCTGATGACGCCCTGGGGCGAGGTGTCGTTGAGCGCCGACGACTGGGCCGACGCCTTCGACGCCCCCGACCCCGGCACCCCGCACAACGAGGCGCGCGACCAGGCGTGGGAGGCGCTCGTCGAGATCATCACCGACGGGCTGCCGGACGACGTCCCTGTCGACCAGCTGCGTCGCGCGCTCACCCGTGACGCCGAGCTGACCAGCACGTTCACTCGCTGCTGGCCCATCATCGAGGCCGCCGACCTCGTCGCGGACCTGTGGTCCGTGCCCGCGTACCTGCGGCTGTGCGCGCCGTGGCTCACGCCGGACGAGGTGCGCCTGCTGCAGCGCGACGACCCGCGCGCGTGGACCGAGGCGGACCTGCCGCTGCTCGACGCGGCCCGTCGGCGCCTCGGCGACCCCGCGGAGTCGCGGCGGCGACGTCGGCGCGGTGCCCAGGTCGCCGCCGAGCGGGAGTACATGTCGCACGTCGTCGACAACCTCGTCGCCGGTGACGACTCCACGCTGGGCGTCATGCACATGCTGGGCGGTGAGGACATGCGCAGCGCCCTGGTCGACGAGGCGGGGCTGCCGAGCGCGGACCCGGACCTGCTCGCCGGGCCGTTCGCGCACGTCGTCGTCGACGAGGCGCAGGAGCTCACCGACGCGCAGTGGCAGATGCTGCTGACCCGGTGCCCGTCGCGCAGCGTGACGATCGTCGGGGACCGCGCGCAGGCGCGGCACGGCTTCCCCGAGTCGTGGACGGAGCGGCTCGAGCGCGTCGGGCTGCGGGGCGTCGACGTGTCGTCGTTGCGCATCAACTACCGGACGCCCGTCGAGGTCATGACGGAGGCGGAGCCGGTGATCCGTGCGGCGGTGCCGGACGCGAACGTGCCCACGTCGGTCCGGTCGACCGGGCTGCCGGTCGTCCACGGCGCGCGCGCCGACCTGGCGTCGGTCGTCGAGGACTGGCTCGCGACGCACGAGGGCGTCGCGTGCGTCATCGGCGACCCGACGTTCCCGGCGGGGCCGCGCGTGCGGTCGCTGACGCCCCAGACGGCGAAGGGGCTGGAGTTCGACCTGGTCGTGCTGGTCGAGCCCGACCAGTTCGGCGACGGCATCGAGGGCGCGGTCGACCGGTACGTCGCGATGACCCGCACGACGCAGCAGCTCGTGGTCCTGACCGCCCGTAGGTGA
- a CDS encoding ArsR/SmtB family transcription factor, protein MSPSAPAVDAAACTPAACTPAADAHALGADAAAQLAPVLKALGDPLRLRMLSFVATSATGEACVCDIASVADVSQPTVSHHLKVLKDVGVLTSQRRGTWVYYRVEPALRDALATLLDAFVPAVLGTTPEPTTH, encoded by the coding sequence ATGAGCCCGTCCGCTCCCGCCGTCGACGCAGCCGCCTGCACCCCGGCCGCCTGCACCCCGGCCGCCGACGCCCACGCCCTGGGTGCGGACGCTGCCGCCCAGCTCGCCCCCGTGCTCAAGGCGCTCGGCGACCCGCTACGCCTGCGGATGCTCTCGTTCGTCGCCACCAGCGCGACGGGGGAGGCGTGCGTGTGCGACATCGCGTCCGTCGCCGACGTCTCCCAGCCCACGGTCTCGCACCACCTCAAGGTCCTCAAGGACGTCGGGGTGCTGACGTCGCAGCGGCGTGGGACGTGGGTCTACTACCGCGTCGAGCCCGCGCTGCGCGACGCCCTCGCGACGCTGCTCGACGCGTTCGTCCCCGCTGTCCTCGGCACGACCCCGGAACCCACGACCCACTGA
- a CDS encoding iron-containing redox enzyme family protein has product MTTQLPSPAPLTAARPQSPMPLPTPRGPLSDALLRALTGTADPGILRDEAAGVLAAPTGSWLEHDDVQLALTCMYELHYRGLDGVDDDWEWQPDVLAARAALERAVEAELRERVTVAVPVDTSAAAVAKTLFDLTSSDDGPSMSRWIARRAEREQIEEFVVHRSVYQLKEADPHTWAVPRLGGAPKVALMEIQSDEYGAGDPERQHAALFAQAMRGLGLDDTYGRYVDHVPAITLAHPNVMSMLGLHRRLLGAIVGHLAAFEMTSSIPNRLYGNGMRRVGLGQDVTEYFDEHVEADAVHEQIAGRDMAGRLVEQEPTLGGDVVWGAAVCLALDGMWAQHVLDRWEAGEPSLRQPLR; this is encoded by the coding sequence ATGACCACCCAGCTGCCGTCCCCGGCACCCCTCACCGCGGCACGGCCCCAGTCGCCGATGCCGCTCCCGACCCCGCGCGGCCCCCTGAGCGACGCACTGCTGCGCGCGCTCACCGGCACGGCGGACCCCGGCATCCTGCGCGACGAGGCCGCCGGCGTCCTCGCCGCGCCGACCGGCTCGTGGCTCGAGCACGACGACGTGCAGCTCGCGCTCACCTGCATGTACGAGCTGCACTACCGCGGGCTCGACGGCGTCGACGACGACTGGGAGTGGCAGCCCGATGTCCTCGCCGCACGCGCGGCCCTCGAGCGTGCCGTCGAGGCCGAGCTGCGCGAGCGCGTCACCGTCGCGGTGCCGGTCGACACGTCGGCAGCCGCGGTCGCGAAGACGCTGTTCGACCTCACGTCCTCCGATGACGGGCCGAGCATGTCCCGCTGGATCGCGCGGCGCGCGGAGCGCGAGCAGATCGAGGAGTTCGTCGTGCACCGCTCGGTCTACCAGCTCAAGGAGGCCGACCCGCACACGTGGGCGGTGCCGCGGCTGGGCGGGGCGCCCAAGGTCGCGCTCATGGAGATCCAGTCCGACGAGTACGGCGCGGGTGACCCCGAGCGACAGCACGCGGCGCTGTTCGCGCAGGCCATGCGTGGCCTCGGCCTGGACGACACGTACGGCCGGTACGTCGACCACGTCCCGGCGATCACGCTGGCACACCCGAACGTCATGTCGATGCTCGGCCTGCACCGCCGGCTGCTCGGCGCGATCGTGGGGCACCTCGCGGCGTTCGAGATGACGTCGTCCATCCCCAACCGCCTGTACGGCAACGGCATGCGCCGCGTCGGCCTGGGGCAGGACGTCACCGAGTACTTCGACGAGCACGTCGAGGCCGACGCCGTGCACGAGCAGATCGCCGGGCGGGACATGGCGGGCCGGCTCGTGGAGCAGGAGCCGACGCTCGGGGGCGACGTCGTGTGGGGCGCGGCGGTCTGCCTGGCGCTCGACGGCATGTGGGCGCAGCACGTGCTGGACCGCTGGGAGGCCGGCGAGCCGTCGCTCCGGCAGCCGCTGCGATGA
- a CDS encoding CDGSH iron-sulfur domain-containing protein, giving the protein MTGRDDRPRGPVRITPCPDGPLLVRGPVEVVDADGNAVTPRRRTVALCRCGGTGTPPWCDGTHKVNGFRTGD; this is encoded by the coding sequence ATGACCGGCCGCGACGACCGCCCGCGCGGCCCGGTGCGGATCACGCCGTGCCCCGACGGCCCGCTGCTGGTCCGGGGGCCCGTCGAGGTCGTGGACGCCGACGGCAACGCCGTCACCCCGCGTCGGCGGACGGTCGCGCTGTGCCGCTGCGGCGGGACCGGCACGCCGCCGTGGTGCGACGGCACGCACAAGGTCAACGGCTTCCGGACAGGGGACTGA
- the arsB gene encoding ACR3 family arsenite efflux transporter, whose protein sequence is MSNQAAAAAPRLSTLDRWLPAWIGLAMVGGLALGRFVPVLADVLARLEVAGISLPIGLGLLVMMYPVLAKVRYDRLTAVTGDKRLLVSSLVLNWLVGPALMFVLAWVFLADLPEYRTGLIIVGLARCIAMVVIWNDLACGDREAAAVLVAINSVFQVVAFALLGWFYLTVLPGWLGLDTQGLDVSVGQIAVNVLVFLGVPLAAGFASRRIGERRRGRAWYEERFVPRIGPWALYGLLFTIVLLFALQGDAVTRHPLDVARIAVPLLAYFAVMWGVGLAAGRTLGLGYARSTTLAFTAAGNNFELAIAVAIGTFGATSGQALAGVVGPLIEVPVLVGLVYVSLWARRRWFSTDGAAPARAVQEVRS, encoded by the coding sequence ATGTCGAACCAGGCTGCGGCCGCGGCCCCCCGTCTCTCCACCCTCGACCGCTGGCTCCCCGCCTGGATCGGGCTCGCGATGGTCGGCGGCCTGGCCCTCGGCCGGTTCGTGCCGGTGCTGGCGGACGTGCTGGCCCGCCTCGAGGTCGCGGGCATCTCGTTGCCGATCGGCCTCGGGCTGCTCGTGATGATGTACCCGGTCCTGGCCAAGGTCCGCTACGACCGGCTCACCGCCGTCACCGGCGACAAGCGCTTGCTCGTCAGCTCGCTGGTGCTGAACTGGTTGGTGGGGCCCGCGCTGATGTTCGTCCTCGCGTGGGTCTTCCTCGCGGACCTGCCCGAGTACCGGACGGGTCTGATCATCGTCGGCCTGGCGCGCTGCATCGCGATGGTCGTCATCTGGAACGACCTGGCCTGCGGCGACCGCGAGGCCGCCGCCGTGCTCGTCGCCATCAACTCCGTCTTCCAGGTCGTCGCGTTCGCGCTGCTCGGCTGGTTCTACCTGACCGTGCTCCCGGGGTGGCTGGGGCTCGACACCCAGGGGCTCGACGTGTCGGTCGGGCAGATCGCCGTCAACGTCCTGGTCTTCCTCGGCGTCCCCCTGGCGGCCGGCTTCGCGTCGCGCCGCATCGGCGAGCGGAGGCGCGGGCGCGCGTGGTACGAGGAGCGGTTCGTCCCGCGGATCGGGCCGTGGGCGCTGTACGGCCTGCTGTTCACGATCGTCCTGCTGTTCGCGCTCCAGGGTGACGCCGTGACCCGCCACCCCCTCGACGTCGCACGGATCGCCGTGCCGCTCCTGGCCTACTTCGCCGTGATGTGGGGCGTCGGCCTGGCCGCCGGCCGCACGCTCGGGCTGGGGTACGCGCGCTCGACGACGCTGGCGTTCACCGCCGCGGGCAACAACTTCGAGCTCGCGATCGCCGTGGCCATCGGCACGTTCGGGGCGACGTCGGGGCAGGCGCTCGCCGGGGTCGTCGGTCCGCTCATCGAGGTCCCCGTGCTCGTCGGGCTCGTCTACGTGTCGCTGTGGGCGCGCCGCCGCTGGTTCTCCACCGACGGCGCGGCGCCCGCCCGTGCCGTCCAGGAGGTCCGCTCATGA
- a CDS encoding SulP family inorganic anion transporter, translated as MPDEQHPSLPDPAPAPVEAPGPPEADDSHSVLAALRSPRRLRTEALAGLVVALALIPEAIAFSVIAGVDPRVGLFASFTMAVTIAFLGGRPAMISAATGAVALVVAPVAPRYGVDFLMATIVLAGVIQVVLGLLGVARLMRFVPRSVMVGFVNALAILVFMSQVPHLTGVPFLVYPLVAVGIVVIVLLPRWTTAVPAPLVAVVLLTAATVLGAIKVPTVGDEGALPESLPSLLIPHVPLTLETLRIIAPYALAVALVGLLESLLTAKLVDDITDTHSNKTREAWGQGGANIVTGFFGGMGGCAVIGQTMMNVKISGARTRISTFLAGVFLLVLVVGLGDVVAVVPMAALVAVMIMVSVGAFDWHSVHPRTLRRMPRSETTVMLTTVVVTVTTHNLAYGVGAGVLVAIVLFARRVAHFTTVTRLDASDDDGQRVYAVEGELFFASSNDLVYQFDYAGDPQDVVIDMSRAHVWDASTVATLDAIRHKYATKGKRVTIVGMNADSAQRHDRLAGNLGAGH; from the coding sequence ATGCCCGACGAGCAGCACCCCTCCCTGCCCGACCCCGCGCCCGCACCGGTCGAGGCGCCAGGCCCGCCCGAGGCCGACGACTCCCACTCCGTCCTGGCGGCGTTGCGCTCACCGCGCCGCCTGCGCACCGAGGCTCTCGCCGGGCTCGTCGTCGCGCTCGCGCTCATCCCCGAGGCGATCGCGTTCTCGGTGATCGCGGGCGTCGACCCCCGCGTCGGGCTGTTCGCGTCGTTCACGATGGCCGTGACCATCGCGTTCCTCGGCGGTCGTCCCGCGATGATCTCCGCCGCGACCGGCGCCGTCGCGCTCGTCGTCGCGCCCGTCGCCCCGCGGTACGGCGTCGACTTCCTGATGGCGACCATCGTCCTCGCCGGCGTGATCCAGGTGGTGCTGGGGCTCCTGGGCGTGGCCCGGCTCATGCGGTTCGTGCCGCGGTCCGTCATGGTCGGGTTCGTCAACGCCCTGGCGATCCTCGTGTTCATGTCGCAGGTGCCGCACCTGACGGGCGTCCCGTTCCTCGTCTACCCGCTGGTCGCGGTCGGCATCGTCGTCATCGTGCTGCTGCCGCGCTGGACCACGGCCGTTCCCGCCCCGCTCGTCGCCGTCGTCCTGCTCACCGCCGCGACCGTGCTCGGCGCCATCAAGGTCCCGACCGTCGGGGACGAGGGCGCGCTGCCCGAGTCCCTGCCGAGCCTGCTGATCCCGCACGTCCCGCTCACCCTGGAGACGCTCCGGATCATCGCGCCGTACGCGCTCGCGGTCGCACTCGTCGGCCTGCTGGAGTCGCTGCTGACGGCCAAGCTCGTCGACGACATCACCGACACCCACTCGAACAAGACCCGCGAGGCGTGGGGGCAGGGCGGCGCCAACATCGTCACCGGGTTCTTCGGCGGCATGGGCGGCTGCGCGGTGATCGGCCAGACGATGATGAACGTGAAGATCTCCGGGGCGCGCACCCGTATCTCCACGTTCCTGGCGGGGGTGTTCCTGCTGGTCCTGGTCGTGGGGCTGGGCGACGTCGTCGCGGTCGTGCCGATGGCGGCGCTGGTCGCGGTGATGATCATGGTGTCGGTCGGCGCGTTCGACTGGCACTCGGTCCACCCGCGCACGCTGCGCCGGATGCCGCGCTCCGAGACGACCGTGATGCTCACGACCGTCGTCGTCACCGTGACGACGCACAACCTCGCGTACGGCGTCGGGGCCGGTGTCCTGGTCGCGATCGTGCTGTTCGCGCGCCGCGTCGCGCACTTCACGACGGTCACGCGCCTCGACGCGAGCGACGACGACGGGCAGCGCGTGTACGCCGTCGAGGGGGAGCTGTTCTTCGCGTCGTCCAACGACCTCGTCTACCAGTTCGACTACGCCGGGGACCCGCAGGACGTCGTCATCGACATGTCGAGGGCGCACGTGTGGGACGCGTCCACGGTCGCCACGCTCGACGCGATCCGGCACAAGTACGCGACCAAGGGCAAGCGCGTGACGATCGTCGGCATGAACGCCGACAGCGCGCAGCGGCACGACAGGCTCGCGGGGAACCTCGGCGCGGGCCACTGA
- a CDS encoding DNA sulfur modification protein DndB → MATQLDLTGYSNDKTVMAQRFRRGAHWVYTIALPLHLVPSHLPVPDPDNKLPGNRRVERRRAQKFGDYWRTKDQRVAPPLLLDTTYPLSDPGNFDVKFEVAGVEVGILKLPHNMAAEVDILDGQHRTLGWTLALQDIADELKRARTSLLGSKNAEDEVGIQTWQKKVDQLTAEQKRFSTEYATLEILEGVTEDDHKQLFTDIAVNAKGITKSITTSFDRRNKLNRVAMDVAESIDLLDGRVDYEKDRVTGKNENLISAINLADIVRHVAVGIDGRMTTGRESRMKDSAIAEMTELFFQALEASFDEIERLAKDEIDPTELRSTSLLGSITILRVLAGAYHVLAVDITDDSYPHVTQAGDQRARKLFASLNGHMGFPIETGWFETGYFADADAKAPSSRAQDLKGLANEIAKWADDGAPF, encoded by the coding sequence ATGGCTACCCAGCTCGACCTCACCGGCTACTCGAACGACAAGACCGTCATGGCGCAGCGGTTCCGCCGCGGAGCCCACTGGGTCTACACGATCGCGCTCCCGCTGCACCTCGTGCCCTCCCACCTGCCGGTGCCCGACCCGGATAACAAGCTTCCTGGTAACCGTCGAGTCGAACGTCGGCGTGCTCAGAAGTTCGGTGACTACTGGCGGACCAAGGACCAGCGCGTCGCGCCGCCCCTGCTGCTCGACACCACGTACCCCCTGAGCGACCCGGGGAACTTCGACGTCAAGTTCGAGGTCGCAGGTGTCGAAGTAGGGATCCTCAAGCTCCCCCACAACATGGCGGCCGAGGTCGACATCCTCGACGGCCAGCACCGGACCCTCGGCTGGACCCTCGCCCTGCAGGACATCGCAGACGAGCTCAAGCGGGCCCGCACCTCCCTCCTGGGCAGCAAGAACGCCGAGGACGAGGTCGGCATCCAGACGTGGCAGAAGAAGGTCGACCAGCTGACGGCCGAGCAGAAGCGCTTCTCCACCGAGTACGCGACCCTCGAGATCCTCGAAGGCGTGACCGAGGACGACCACAAGCAGCTCTTCACCGACATCGCGGTCAACGCCAAGGGCATCACCAAGTCCATCACCACGTCCTTCGACCGCCGGAACAAGCTCAACCGCGTCGCCATGGACGTCGCCGAGTCCATCGACCTCCTCGACGGGCGGGTCGACTACGAGAAGGACCGCGTCACCGGCAAGAACGAGAACCTCATCTCGGCCATCAACCTGGCTGACATCGTCCGACACGTGGCTGTCGGCATCGACGGACGCATGACCACCGGCCGTGAGAGCCGGATGAAGGACAGCGCGATCGCCGAGATGACTGAGCTGTTCTTCCAGGCGCTGGAGGCCAGTTTCGACGAGATCGAGCGGCTCGCGAAGGACGAGATCGACCCGACCGAGCTGCGGAGCACGAGCCTGCTCGGCTCGATCACCATCCTGCGGGTCCTCGCCGGCGCCTACCACGTCCTCGCCGTCGACATCACCGACGACTCCTACCCGCACGTCACCCAGGCCGGCGACCAGCGTGCGCGGAAGCTGTTCGCGAGCCTGAACGGTCACATGGGCTTCCCCATCGAGACGGGATGGTTCGAGACCGGCTACTTCGCCGATGCAGACGCCAAGGCCCCGTCGTCGCGCGCCCAGGACCTCAAGGGGCTGGCGAACGAAATCGCCAAGTGGGCCGACGACGGCGCCCCCTTCTGA